A part of Larkinella insperata genomic DNA contains:
- a CDS encoding class I SAM-dependent methyltransferase produces the protein MKNIIPLSVIDQLEIITGERDVLTPPSRMIFIGDGDFKKVGEITVSHIKDLVGLNATDRVLDVGSGIGRVAIPLTKHINPPGGYDGIEIVKEGVDWCNKEVHKRFPHFNFHHLNVYNKMYNPKGTMQGHELRFPFESSTFDLVILNSVFTHMLEADFERYLAEISRVLKKGARGYITMFLLNEESRRLNAQGKNKYDRQLTPFTDKTMVHLQDLPESMIAFDETYAREAFAKAGLTIKNIQFGNWCGRDNTVDYQDLLSITKN, from the coding sequence TTGAAAAATATAATTCCGCTTTCGGTGATCGACCAGCTGGAGATCATCACCGGCGAACGGGATGTGCTTACCCCCCCATCGCGGATGATTTTTATCGGTGACGGCGATTTCAAGAAAGTGGGTGAAATAACGGTCAGTCACATCAAGGATCTGGTTGGCCTCAACGCCACCGACCGCGTGCTGGACGTGGGCAGTGGTATTGGGCGGGTTGCCATTCCGCTGACCAAACACATCAACCCGCCGGGCGGATACGATGGAATCGAGATTGTAAAAGAGGGCGTCGATTGGTGTAATAAGGAAGTTCACAAGCGGTTTCCGCACTTCAACTTTCACCACCTGAACGTCTACAATAAAATGTACAACCCGAAGGGAACCATGCAGGGCCACGAACTGCGGTTTCCGTTCGAATCGTCGACGTTTGATCTGGTGATTCTGAACTCGGTGTTTACACACATGCTTGAAGCGGATTTTGAGCGGTACCTGGCCGAGATTTCGCGGGTGTTGAAGAAAGGTGCGCGGGGCTACATCACTATGTTCCTGCTCAACGAAGAATCCCGCCGGCTGAACGCCCAGGGCAAAAACAAATACGACCGCCAACTGACGCCGTTTACCGACAAAACGATGGTGCATTTGCAGGACCTGCCCGAAAGCATGATTGCCTTCGACGAAACCTACGCCCGCGAAGCCTTCGCCAAAGCCGGGTTAACCATCAAGAACATTCAGTTCGGTAACTGGTGCGGTCGGGACAATACCGTTGACTATCAGGACCTCCTTTCCATCACAAAAAATTAA
- the purN gene encoding phosphoribosylglycinamide formyltransferase, translating to MKRIAIFASGSGTNAEKIAGYLTDHPDIEVTLILSNNPKAGIIDRARKGFGPDRKLHVPVLVFDRATFYESNRIVELLQKQEIDLVVLAGFMWLIPEALVKAFPQRMINIHPALLPKYGGKGMYGHFVHEAVVAAGESQSGITIHYVNERYDEGSIIFQASCEVDPQDTPEDVARKVQVLEHRYYPEIVVKVLETMKNEP from the coding sequence ATGAAGCGAATTGCCATTTTTGCGTCCGGCTCCGGAACCAATGCCGAGAAGATTGCCGGTTACCTGACCGACCATCCCGACATTGAAGTCACGCTGATTTTGTCGAACAACCCCAAAGCCGGAATCATCGACCGGGCGCGCAAGGGTTTCGGCCCCGACCGGAAGCTGCACGTGCCGGTGCTGGTGTTCGACCGGGCGACGTTTTACGAGAGCAACCGAATCGTGGAATTGCTGCAGAAGCAGGAAATTGACCTGGTGGTGCTGGCGGGTTTTATGTGGCTGATACCAGAAGCCCTGGTAAAAGCGTTTCCTCAACGGATGATCAACATTCACCCGGCTTTGTTACCCAAATACGGCGGTAAGGGGATGTACGGGCATTTCGTGCACGAAGCCGTTGTGGCCGCCGGGGAGTCGCAATCGGGCATTACGATTCATTACGTGAACGAACGGTACGACGAAGGAAGTATCATTTTTCAGGCTTCCTGCGAAGTGGACCCGCAGGATACGCCGGAGGATGTTGCCCGGAAAGTGCAGGTGCTGGAACACCGGTATTATCCGGAGATCGTCGTGAAGGTATTAGAAACGATGAAGAATGAACCATAA
- a CDS encoding glycosyltransferase family 2 protein: protein MSGSPPVSAVMITLNSARILPAVLEALTWCDEIVVVDSGSTDQTLAIARQFGCRVLHRDFDGFGRQKGFAVEQARNPWVLVVDADEVVTAELRSEIQLRLAEAEAGTLSFRGFNVPISLVFLGRLMRYGGEYKMPHLRLFDKRFGNYNSARVHEDVVLNGSVGKLTHHMLHDSYGSLHEYFEKFNRYTTAGAHDLQSRGRHGSVAQVVFRFPVTFLKEYLLKQNFLNGYPGFVWSLFSAMYPVVKYAKLRELESRRDRPTAKGA from the coding sequence ATGTCCGGTTCCCCGCCCGTCAGTGCCGTCATGATTACGCTCAACTCCGCCCGGATTCTGCCCGCCGTTCTGGAGGCCTTAACCTGGTGTGATGAAATTGTCGTGGTCGATTCGGGCAGCACCGACCAGACCCTGGCCATTGCCCGGCAGTTTGGCTGTCGGGTCCTGCACCGCGATTTCGACGGTTTTGGTCGGCAAAAAGGATTTGCCGTGGAGCAGGCCCGCAATCCTTGGGTGCTGGTCGTTGACGCCGATGAAGTGGTTACTGCTGAACTCCGGTCGGAAATTCAGCTCAGGCTGGCGGAAGCCGAAGCCGGCACGCTTAGCTTCCGGGGCTTCAACGTGCCGATTTCACTCGTGTTTCTGGGTCGACTGATGCGCTACGGCGGAGAATACAAAATGCCGCACCTCCGGCTGTTCGACAAGCGCTTCGGGAATTACAACTCGGCGCGGGTTCACGAAGATGTGGTGCTGAACGGTTCGGTTGGCAAATTAACCCATCATATGCTGCACGACAGCTACGGCAGCCTCCACGAATACTTCGAGAAATTCAACCGTTACACCACCGCCGGGGCTCACGATCTGCAAAGCCGGGGCCGCCACGGCTCCGTGGCCCAGGTTGTCTTTCGGTTTCCGGTTACCTTCCTGAAAGAATACCTGCTCAAACAGAATTTCCTGAACGGGTATCCCGGCTTCGTCTGGTCGCTTTTCTCGGCCATGTATCCGGTGGTGAAATACGCCAAGCTGCGGGAACTCGAAAGCCGCCGGGACCGTCCGACGGCGAAAGGAGCTTAA
- a CDS encoding ABC transporter ATP-binding protein, with the protein MLQSHQLTFSYSPTKRFSFPDIRCNDREAVLILGNSGTGKTTFLHLLALLLRPESGSITIDQTDLTQLSPAKTAAFRAAHVGIIYQKPHFVSSLSVMDNLLMANYLAEKPQDRSRARELATHLGFADHLGKRTHQMSQGEQQRVSIARAVMNKPGVILADEPTSSLDDVNCARVVALLREQSEQIGASLIVVTHDQRLKDEFSNQVIL; encoded by the coding sequence ATGCTTCAATCGCATCAACTGACCTTTTCGTACTCTCCAACCAAGCGGTTTTCTTTTCCGGACATTCGCTGCAACGATCGCGAAGCGGTTTTGATTCTGGGAAATTCTGGTACCGGTAAAACGACGTTTCTGCATTTGCTGGCCCTACTGCTGCGCCCCGAAAGCGGCTCCATCACCATCGACCAGACCGATCTGACGCAATTATCACCCGCGAAAACGGCGGCATTCCGGGCGGCTCACGTGGGCATCATCTACCAGAAACCGCACTTTGTCAGCTCGCTTTCGGTTATGGATAATCTGCTCATGGCAAACTATTTAGCGGAAAAACCGCAGGACAGAAGCCGCGCCCGCGAACTGGCCACGCACCTGGGCTTCGCCGACCACCTCGGCAAACGAACCCACCAGATGAGTCAGGGCGAACAGCAACGCGTCAGCATTGCGCGCGCCGTGATGAACAAACCGGGCGTTATTCTGGCCGACGAACCCACTTCCAGCCTTGATGATGTGAACTGCGCCCGGGTGGTAGCCCTGCTGCGCGAACAGTCGGAACAAATTGGCGCTAGTTTGATCGTGGTGACGCACGACCAGCGGTTGAAAGATGAATTTTCGAATCAGGTGATTCTGTAA
- a CDS encoding ABC transporter permease, giving the protein MNLLKISWANLKDKPLSSFLSGLLMTLGITIISLLLLLNKQLDEQFSRNVKGIDMVLGAKGSPLQLILSSIYQIDAPTGNIPLEEAQRLTRNPMIKTAIPLSMGDSYQTFRIVGTDKKYVDHFEATVAQGTLFQKELEATIGARVAEITGLKIGDTFSGSHGLDGEGEEHGNTKYKVVGIFNPSNTVIDQLILTPLSSVWAIHAHHEEHEGETVEDLEEDHDHEHEHEAEEAREITSMLIKFRNPMGMMIARGINNNSKLQAALPSIEINRLFSLLGIGVETLRGLAVAIMLIAGISVFVSLYNSLKERKYEMALMLSMGAGRTQLFGMLLLEGLVLSLIGFVLGLILSRVGLLLFSMRAEQSFHYSLNNISILPEEWLVLGVAVLIGILAAALPALGVYRMNISRTLAEE; this is encoded by the coding sequence ATGAATCTGTTAAAAATAAGCTGGGCCAACCTGAAAGACAAACCGCTCAGCAGCTTCCTGAGTGGCTTGCTAATGACGCTGGGCATCACGATCATCTCGCTGTTGCTGCTGCTGAACAAGCAACTGGACGAGCAGTTTTCCCGCAACGTCAAAGGCATCGACATGGTGCTGGGTGCCAAAGGCAGTCCCCTGCAGCTGATTCTGTCGAGCATTTACCAGATCGACGCCCCGACGGGCAACATCCCGCTCGAAGAAGCCCAGCGGCTCACCCGGAACCCGATGATCAAAACCGCCATTCCGTTGTCAATGGGCGACAGTTACCAAACCTTCCGGATTGTCGGTACAGACAAAAAATACGTTGATCATTTTGAAGCCACCGTTGCCCAGGGAACGCTGTTTCAGAAAGAACTGGAAGCGACGATTGGGGCCCGCGTGGCGGAAATCACCGGCCTGAAAATCGGGGATACGTTTTCCGGTTCACACGGTCTGGACGGCGAGGGTGAAGAGCACGGCAACACGAAATACAAGGTGGTCGGGATTTTTAACCCCAGCAATACCGTCATCGACCAGCTGATTCTGACCCCGCTATCGAGCGTTTGGGCCATTCACGCGCACCACGAAGAGCACGAAGGTGAGACCGTGGAAGACCTCGAAGAAGATCATGATCACGAACATGAACACGAAGCCGAAGAAGCGCGCGAGATTACCAGCATGCTGATTAAATTCCGGAATCCGATGGGTATGATGATTGCCCGGGGCATCAACAACAACTCCAAATTGCAGGCGGCTCTCCCTTCCATCGAAATCAACCGGCTGTTTTCGTTGCTGGGCATCGGCGTCGAGACCCTGCGCGGGCTGGCCGTTGCCATCATGCTCATTGCCGGAATCAGCGTGTTTGTGTCGCTTTATAATTCGTTGAAAGAACGTAAGTACGAAATGGCCCTGATGCTGTCGATGGGCGCCGGACGAACCCAGTTGTTTGGAATGCTGCTGCTCGAGGGCCTGGTGTTGTCGCTGATTGGCTTTGTGCTCGGCCTGATTCTGAGCCGCGTCGGACTGCTGCTGTTTTCCATGCGCGCCGAGCAGAGCTTCCACTATAGCCTAAACAACATCAGCATCCTGCCGGAAGAATGGTTGGTGCTGGGCGTAGCCGTTCTGATCGGTATTCTGGCGGCCGCCCTTCCGGCGCTGGGCGTTTACCGAATGAACATTTCCCGAACGCTGGCCGAAGAATAA
- a CDS encoding sugar phosphate isomerase/epimerase family protein has translation MTIDRRNFLHALAGVSVLSPATALSSNKAVLADRPKIACNQYTWHTFYQREGRNWGADLDASLADFVKSGIIGYEPSVNSAEEIRTLAPLLKKHKLEMHSLYVNSTLHKADEADKTLATVTAIADAAKPLGLKIVVTNPSPIQWGSAEDKTDSQLTVQARNLDRLGAELKKRGMTLAYHTHDVEMRNAAREFHHMMLATDPAHVSLCLDVHWIYRGSGNSQTALFDIVKLYGKRIAELHLRQSKNGVWGETFGEGDIDYLRLANELKTIGIRPHLVLEQCIEKESPRTMDAVMAHRLDLQYVEKVFGT, from the coding sequence ATGACTATTGATCGTCGTAATTTTTTACACGCTTTGGCTGGTGTATCGGTCTTGAGCCCCGCAACGGCTTTGAGCAGCAACAAAGCCGTACTGGCCGACCGGCCCAAAATTGCCTGTAATCAGTACACTTGGCACACCTTTTACCAGCGTGAAGGGCGTAATTGGGGCGCTGATCTGGATGCATCGCTGGCTGACTTTGTGAAATCGGGTATCATCGGTTATGAACCGTCAGTGAATTCGGCGGAGGAGATTCGCACGCTGGCGCCGTTGCTGAAAAAGCACAAGCTGGAAATGCATTCGCTGTACGTTAACAGCACGCTGCACAAAGCCGACGAAGCCGATAAAACACTGGCGACCGTCACGGCCATTGCCGATGCCGCCAAGCCGTTGGGACTGAAAATTGTGGTTACCAATCCGAGTCCGATTCAGTGGGGAAGTGCGGAAGACAAAACCGATAGCCAATTAACCGTTCAGGCCCGCAATCTGGACCGGCTGGGAGCCGAACTGAAGAAACGGGGCATGACGCTGGCGTACCACACGCACGACGTCGAGATGCGGAACGCGGCCCGTGAGTTTCACCACATGATGCTGGCGACGGACCCCGCCCATGTGTCGCTTTGTCTGGATGTTCACTGGATTTACCGCGGCTCCGGCAACTCGCAGACAGCGCTGTTTGACATTGTAAAGCTGTACGGCAAACGGATTGCGGAGCTGCACCTGCGGCAGTCGAAAAATGGGGTTTGGGGCGAAACGTTCGGGGAGGGCGACATCGACTATTTGCGACTGGCGAACGAATTGAAGACCATCGGCATTCGTCCGCATCTGGTGTTGGAGCAGTGCATCGAAAAAGAATCGCCCCGCACGATGGACGCCGTGATGGCCCACCGGCTGGATTTGCAATACGTAGAGAAAGTATTTGGCACGTGA
- a CDS encoding M14 family metallopeptidase: MKYRSLLALLGAFVSCLLYHTESVAQSSASKPYSSAAELANRLKSLSNRYGTFANLQSIGKSPGGKDIWLLTLGRGTAAQKPAIALVAGVYGPHLAGTELAVQLAEKLLSAANQDSVARLLSSKTFYIFPSINPDAQEQFAARPRYERVGNNTATDDDRDGRLNEDPFEDLNKDGLITQIRVEDPTGTFVASKDDPRVLVKADPAKGETGRYVLISEGTDTDKDGAFNEDGAGGIDLDKNFTFDYPFFTPGSGEMPVSEPESRALLDFLYKAPNVYAVFTFGPYNNLSEALKFDRTKTIRRVITGILEKDAPVGEQVSRLYNGQTGLKDAPAMPPTKGNFAQTAYYHYGRFSFSTPGWWVPKTTASTDTTKGKSNAKPSDNEDVKLLKWADANNLRDVFINWQPIEHPDFPGRKAEVGGIAPFARLNPPVSLLNDAADKHLKFLTAFVRQMPEIDVVNLRTESLSGGLTRVTAQVINRGLLPTGSEIGDRVRFVPKMKVELRTGNGQTVVSGRKRILRSPMAAGESMEVTFLVSGTGRATLEAGNAMTGIKSIDITLR, translated from the coding sequence ATGAAATACCGCTCTTTGCTGGCTTTGTTGGGGGCCTTTGTAAGCTGTTTACTTTACCATACCGAGTCAGTCGCTCAATCTTCTGCCAGTAAACCTTACTCGTCCGCTGCTGAACTTGCCAACCGGCTGAAAAGTCTTAGTAACCGATACGGTACGTTTGCCAACCTCCAGTCCATCGGTAAATCACCCGGTGGAAAAGACATTTGGCTTCTGACACTCGGTCGCGGAACGGCGGCCCAGAAACCGGCCATCGCCCTTGTCGCCGGTGTATATGGTCCCCATCTGGCGGGTACGGAACTGGCTGTTCAGCTCGCCGAAAAATTGTTATCAGCGGCCAATCAGGATAGCGTGGCGCGTTTACTGTCCAGTAAAACGTTCTACATCTTTCCCAGCATCAACCCCGACGCCCAGGAGCAATTCGCGGCCAGACCACGCTACGAGCGAGTCGGTAACAACACCGCTACCGACGATGACCGCGACGGCCGGTTAAACGAAGATCCGTTCGAGGACCTGAACAAAGACGGTTTGATTACGCAAATCCGGGTGGAAGACCCGACCGGTACGTTCGTTGCCAGCAAAGATGACCCGCGGGTGCTGGTCAAAGCGGATCCGGCCAAAGGCGAAACCGGGCGCTACGTGTTGATTTCGGAAGGAACCGATACCGACAAAGACGGGGCCTTCAATGAAGACGGGGCGGGCGGCATCGATCTGGACAAAAACTTCACATTTGATTACCCCTTTTTCACCCCGGGCTCGGGGGAAATGCCAGTGTCGGAACCCGAAAGCCGTGCGCTGCTCGATTTTTTGTACAAAGCCCCGAACGTTTATGCCGTGTTTACCTTTGGGCCGTACAACAACCTCTCCGAAGCTCTCAAGTTTGACCGGACCAAAACCATTCGGCGCGTCATTACCGGTATTCTGGAAAAAGACGCGCCCGTTGGCGAACAGGTTTCCCGGCTTTACAACGGCCAAACGGGTTTGAAAGACGCTCCGGCTATGCCGCCCACCAAAGGTAATTTTGCCCAGACGGCCTACTACCACTACGGTCGGTTCAGCTTCTCCACACCGGGTTGGTGGGTTCCGAAAACCACGGCTTCGACGGATACGACCAAAGGAAAAAGCAACGCAAAACCGTCGGATAACGAAGATGTGAAGCTCCTGAAATGGGCCGACGCCAACAACCTCCGCGATGTTTTTATCAACTGGCAACCCATCGAGCACCCCGATTTTCCGGGCCGGAAAGCAGAAGTGGGCGGAATTGCCCCGTTTGCCAGATTGAATCCACCGGTTTCGCTGCTGAACGACGCAGCCGACAAACACCTGAAATTCCTGACGGCTTTCGTCCGCCAGATGCCGGAAATCGACGTGGTCAACCTGCGTACAGAATCACTCTCCGGGGGGCTGACCCGCGTAACGGCGCAGGTAATCAACCGGGGACTGCTGCCAACGGGTTCCGAAATTGGCGACCGCGTGCGGTTTGTTCCCAAAATGAAAGTTGAGTTGCGCACGGGCAACGGTCAAACCGTCGTCTCGGGCCGGAAGCGGATTCTGCGCAGTCCGATGGCGGCTGGCGAATCCATGGAAGTTACGTTTCTCGTCTCCGGTACGGGCCGCGCCACCCTTGAAGCCGGTAACGCCATGACCGGTATCAAATCCATCGACATAACCCTCCGCTAA
- the carB gene encoding carbamoyl-phosphate synthase large subunit, producing MPKDSSIRSILIIGSGPIVIGQACEFDYAGSQAARSLREEGIEVSLINSNPATIMTDPINADYVYLKPLEKKSIVEILKKHQEEGHPIDAVLPTMGGQTALNLAIECDKAGVWTKYGVRIIGVDIKAIETTEDREKFRLKMLELGVGVCQGRTARSFLEGKEIAQEIGFPLVIRPSFTLGGTGGGFVDKPEDFDKALNNGLHASPVHEVLIEQSVMGWKEYELELLRDGAGNFIIICSIENFDPMGIHTGDSITVAPAMTLPDTLYQKMRDLAIKMMDGIGKFAGGCNVQFSVNPENDDIIAIEINPRVSRSSALASKATGYPIAKIAAKMSIGYNLDELINPITGSTSAFFEPAIDYVIVKVPRWNFDKFPGSDRSLGLQMKSVGEAMGIGRNFQEALQKACQSLEIRRNGLGADGKELTDQEAIKYSLAHPSWNRMFHIYDAFKAGLSFKTIQNLTKIDKWFLYQIEELVELEREIGHYDLEDVPPALILKAKQKGYADRQLAHLLGVKESKIYNFRQEHNIRRVFKCVDTCAAEFEARTPYYYSTFNSPQLPIEGTETPEQGAFPVGVLAGNESITSERKKVVILGSGPNRIGQGIEFDYSCVHGVLAAKEAGYETIMINCNPETVSTDPDIADKLYFEPVFWEHVHAIIMHENPVGVIVQLGGQTALKMAEKLTRYGIKIIGTDYESLDLAEDRGRFSALLRDHNIPYPKFGTVRGSDEAVELSRELGFPLLVRPSYVLGGQSMKIVLNEQELEQHVVKILHDIPDNNILLDHFLENAIEAEADAICDGEDVYIIGVMEHIEPAGIHSGDSYAVLPTFDLSDNVIKQIEEHTRTIAKALNTVGLINIQFAVKDEVVYIIEANPRASRTVPFICKAYQEPYVNYATKVMLGDKKVKDFDFKPVKKGYAIKIPVFSFNKFPNVNKELGPEMKSTGEGIYFIDDLEDDFFQKVYSERNLYLSR from the coding sequence ATGCCCAAAGATTCTTCCATTCGTTCGATTCTTATTATTGGCTCCGGCCCCATCGTCATTGGTCAGGCGTGTGAATTCGACTATGCGGGTTCACAGGCGGCCCGTTCGCTTCGCGAAGAAGGGATCGAGGTATCGCTGATCAACTCGAATCCGGCCACCATCATGACGGACCCCATCAATGCGGATTACGTCTACCTGAAACCGCTCGAGAAAAAATCCATTGTCGAGATTCTCAAGAAACATCAGGAAGAAGGCCATCCCATTGACGCGGTGTTGCCCACCATGGGCGGTCAGACGGCCCTGAACCTGGCCATCGAATGCGACAAGGCCGGGGTCTGGACCAAATACGGGGTTCGCATCATCGGCGTTGACATCAAAGCCATCGAGACCACCGAAGACCGCGAGAAATTCCGGCTGAAGATGCTCGAACTGGGCGTTGGCGTTTGCCAGGGTCGCACGGCTCGTTCGTTCCTGGAAGGCAAGGAAATTGCGCAGGAAATCGGCTTCCCGCTCGTGATCCGGCCCTCTTTCACGCTGGGCGGAACCGGGGGCGGCTTCGTCGATAAACCCGAAGATTTTGACAAGGCCCTGAACAACGGTCTGCACGCGTCGCCGGTTCACGAAGTTCTGATCGAGCAGTCGGTTATGGGCTGGAAGGAATACGAGCTGGAGTTGCTGCGCGACGGTGCCGGTAACTTCATCATCATCTGCTCCATCGAAAACTTCGACCCGATGGGAATTCACACGGGCGACAGCATCACCGTGGCTCCGGCCATGACGCTCCCCGACACGTTGTACCAGAAAATGCGCGACCTGGCCATCAAAATGATGGACGGTATCGGGAAATTTGCGGGCGGCTGTAACGTTCAGTTCTCCGTTAATCCCGAAAACGACGATATTATTGCCATTGAAATCAACCCGCGGGTCAGCCGTTCGTCGGCTTTGGCTTCGAAGGCAACGGGCTATCCGATTGCCAAAATCGCGGCCAAAATGTCGATTGGCTACAACCTGGACGAGTTGATCAACCCGATCACCGGCTCCACCTCGGCATTCTTCGAACCCGCCATCGACTACGTGATCGTGAAAGTGCCGCGCTGGAATTTCGATAAATTCCCGGGTTCTGACCGCTCGCTGGGCCTCCAAATGAAGTCGGTGGGTGAAGCGATGGGCATTGGCCGTAACTTCCAGGAAGCCCTGCAGAAAGCCTGCCAGTCGCTGGAAATCCGGCGCAACGGATTGGGCGCCGACGGCAAGGAACTGACCGATCAGGAAGCCATCAAATACAGCCTGGCCCACCCAAGCTGGAACCGGATGTTCCATATCTACGACGCGTTCAAAGCCGGTTTGTCGTTCAAGACCATCCAGAATCTGACCAAAATCGATAAATGGTTCCTCTACCAGATTGAGGAGCTGGTGGAACTGGAGCGCGAAATTGGCCACTACGATCTGGAAGACGTTCCGCCCGCTTTGATCCTGAAAGCCAAGCAGAAAGGCTATGCCGACCGCCAGCTGGCGCACCTGCTGGGCGTGAAGGAAAGCAAGATTTATAATTTCCGGCAAGAGCACAATATCCGGCGCGTGTTCAAATGCGTGGATACCTGTGCGGCCGAATTTGAAGCCCGGACGCCTTACTATTATTCGACCTTCAACAGCCCGCAATTGCCGATTGAGGGCACCGAAACGCCCGAGCAGGGCGCTTTCCCGGTTGGCGTCCTGGCCGGAAACGAATCCATCACCAGCGAACGCAAAAAGGTTGTTATTCTGGGTTCAGGCCCCAACCGCATCGGCCAGGGGATTGAATTTGATTACTCCTGCGTACACGGGGTGTTGGCCGCTAAGGAGGCCGGTTACGAGACGATCATGATTAACTGTAATCCCGAAACCGTCTCGACCGATCCGGACATTGCCGACAAGCTCTACTTTGAGCCGGTGTTCTGGGAGCACGTCCACGCCATCATTATGCACGAGAACCCCGTGGGTGTTATCGTACAGCTGGGCGGCCAGACGGCCCTCAAAATGGCCGAAAAACTAACGCGGTACGGCATCAAGATCATCGGTACGGATTATGAGTCCCTTGATCTGGCCGAAGACCGGGGTCGTTTCTCGGCTTTGCTGCGGGATCACAACATCCCGTATCCGAAATTCGGCACGGTGCGCGGTTCCGACGAAGCCGTCGAACTGTCGCGCGAGCTCGGTTTCCCGCTGCTGGTGCGCCCCAGCTACGTGTTGGGTGGCCAGAGTATGAAAATTGTCCTGAACGAACAGGAACTGGAGCAGCACGTGGTCAAGATTCTGCACGACATCCCGGACAATAACATCCTGCTCGATCACTTCCTGGAGAATGCCATCGAAGCCGAAGCCGATGCCATCTGCGACGGTGAGGACGTGTACATCATCGGCGTGATGGAACACATCGAACCGGCCGGTATTCACTCCGGCGACTCGTATGCGGTTCTGCCGACGTTCGACCTGAGCGATAATGTGATCAAGCAAATTGAAGAGCACACCCGCACCATCGCCAAAGCGCTGAATACCGTCGGGCTGATCAACATTCAGTTTGCGGTGAAGGACGAGGTGGTGTACATCATCGAAGCCAATCCCCGGGCGTCGCGGACGGTGCCGTTTATCTGCAAAGCTTACCAAGAGCCGTATGTCAATTACGCGACGAAGGTGATGCTGGGCGATAAAAAGGTGAAGGATTTCGACTTCAAGCCGGTGAAAAAAGGCTATGCCATCAAGATTCCGGTATTCTCTTTCAACAAGTTCCCGAACGTAAACAAAGAACTCGGTCCGGAAATGAAATCGACCGGTGAAGGCATTTACTTCATCGACGATCTGGAAGATGATTTCTTTCAGAAAGTTTACTCTGAACGGAATTTGTACCTGAGTCGGTAA
- a CDS encoding DUF4834 domain-containing protein translates to MIFKFLFVLLLLIAFVPPVRRFFFWLLVGRQLAKEQRKANEHFNRGTREGETRVHTSPSGANESKLKGGEYVDYTEVK, encoded by the coding sequence ATGATTTTTAAATTCTTATTCGTTCTTCTGCTTTTAATTGCGTTCGTCCCGCCGGTACGCCGGTTTTTCTTTTGGTTACTGGTTGGTCGGCAACTGGCGAAAGAACAACGCAAGGCTAACGAACACTTCAACCGCGGAACCCGTGAAGGCGAAACCCGCGTCCACACGTCGCCTTCCGGCGCGAATGAGTCCAAGCTGAAGGGGGGCGAATACGTTGATTATACGGAAGTAAAGTAA